A genomic window from Camelus ferus isolate YT-003-E chromosome 9, BCGSAC_Cfer_1.0, whole genome shotgun sequence includes:
- the TTYH1 gene encoding protein tweety homolog 1, protein MGAPPGYRPSAWVHLLHQLPRADFQLRPVPSGFAPQEQEYQQALLLVVALAGLGLGLSLIFIAVYLIRFCCCRPPEPPGAKSLPPGGGCVTWSCIVALLCQLFPFPPPLSAGIGIGFYGNSETSDGVSQLSSALQHANHTLTAIDHLVLETVERLGEAVRTELTTLEEVLTQRTELVAATRGARRQAEAVAQQLQGLAFWRGVPLSPLQLAEEVSFVEEYRWLAYVLLLLLELLVCLFTLLGLAKQSKWLVIVMTVMSLLVLVLSWGSLGLEAATAVGLSDFCSSPDTYILNLTQEETGLGSDILNYYFLCNQAVSNPFQQRLTLSQRALANIHSQLQGLEREAVPQFPSAQKPLLSLEETMNVTEGNFHQLVALLHCRGLHKDYGAALRGLCEDALEGLLFLLLFSLLSAGALAAALCSLPRAWALFPPSDDYDDTDDDDPFNPQESKRFVQWQSSI, encoded by the exons ATGGGGGCGCCCCCGGGCTACCGACCCTCAGCTTGGGTGCATCTGCTCCACCAGCTGCCCCGCGCCGACTTCCAGCTCCGCCCGGTGCCCAGCGGCTTCGCGCCCCAAGAACAAGAATACCAGCAG gccctgtTGCTGGTGGTGGCCTTGGCAGGCCTGGGCTTGGGCCTCAGCCTCATCTTCATTGCTGTCTACCTCATCCGCTTCTGCTGCTGCCGGCCCCCAGAGCCCCCCGGGGCCAAGAGCCTGCCCCCCGGGGGCGGCTGTGTCACCTGGAGCTGCATTGTTGCCCTTCTCTGTCAGCTG tttcccttccctcctcctctcagcgCTGGCATTGGCATCGGTTTCTATGGCAACAGCGAGACCAGTGATGGGGTGTCCCAGCTCAGCTCTGCACTGCAGCATGCCAACCACACACTCACCGCCATTGACCACCTG GTGCTGGAGACGGTGGAGAGGCTGGGCGAGGCTGTGAGGACAGAGCTGACCACCCTGGAGGAGGTGCTCACACAACGCACAGAGCTGGTGGCTGCCACCCGCGGGGCTCGGCGACAAGCAGAAGCCGTGGCCCAGCAGCTCCAGGGGCTGGCCTTCTGGCGGGGAGTGCCCCTGAGCCCCTTGCAATTGGCCGAAGAGGTGTCCTTTGTGGAGGAGTACAG gtggcTAGCCTAtgtcctcctgctgctcctggagCTCCTGGTCTGCCTCTTCACACTCCTGGGCCTGGCAAAACAGAGCAAGTGGCTGGTGATCGT GATGACAGTGATGAGTCTCCTGGTTCTTGTCCTGAGCTGGGGCTCCCTGGGCCTGGAGGCAGCCACAGCCGTG GGCCTCAGCGACTTCTGCTCCAGTCCTGACACCTACATCCTGAACCTGACCCAGGAGGAGACCGGGCTGGGCTCAG ACATCCTGAACTATTATTTCCTCTGCAACCAGGCCGTCTCCAACCCCTTTCAACAG AGGCTGACTCTGTCCCAGCGAGCCCTGGCCAACATCCATTCCCAGCTGCAGGGCTTGGAGCGAGAAGCTGTCCCCCAGTTCCCTTCTGCGCAG AAGCCTCTGCTGTCCTTGGAGGAGACAATGAATGTGACAGAAGGAAACTTCCACCAGTTGGTGGCACTGCTGCACTGTCGCGGCCTGCACAAG gattaCGGCGCGGCCCTGCGGGGCCTGTGCGAGGACGCCCTGGAGGgcctgctcttcctgctgctctTCTCCCTCCTATCCGCGGGGGCCCTGGCCGCCGCCCTCTGCAGCCTGCCCCGAGCCTGGGCCCTCTTCCCACCCAG TGACGACTACGATGACACAGATGATGACGACCCTTTCAACCCTCAG GAATCCAAGCGCTTCGTGCAGTGGCAGTCATCTATCtga